One Sus scrofa isolate TJ Tabasco breed Duroc chromosome 1, Sscrofa11.1, whole genome shotgun sequence DNA segment encodes these proteins:
- the MTO1 gene encoding protein MTO1 homolog, mitochondrial isoform X2, giving the protein MFSLRGCGRRVAAFLIKQHLPSAGFSGDGAAPRTPHFDVVVIGGGHAGTEAAAAAARCGSRTLLLTHRVDTIGQMSCNPSFGGIGKGHLMREVDALDGLCSRICDQSGVHYKVLNRRKGPAVWGLRAQIDRNLYKQNMQPEDQLPCHLTHTNPRVDEIVLENLHLNCHVKETTRGPRYCPSIESKVLRFPNRLHQVWLEPEGMDSDLIYPQGLSVTLPAELQEKMITCIRGLEKAKMIQPGYGVQYDYLDPRQITPSLETHLVQRLFFAGQINGTTGYEEAAAQGIMAGINASLRVRCKPPFVISRTEGYIGVLIDDLTTLGTNEPYRMFTSRAEFRLSLRPDNADNRLTFRGYKEAGCVSQQRYERASWMKSSLEEGISVLKSIEFSSSKWKNLIPEASISIGKSVPLRALDVLKYEEVDMKSLAKAVPEPLKKYSKCRELAERLKIEATYEAVLFHQQQEMKEVQRDEALRLPEDLDYLTLRDVSLSYEVREKLHFSRPQTIGAASRIPGVTPAAIINLLRFVKTTQQRQAAMNRSPQTDQHLCDTDKLERQL; this is encoded by the exons ATGTTCTCCCTCCGAGGTTGTGGCCGCCGGGTTGCGGCTTTCCTCATCAAACAGCACCTCCCCTCGGCCGGGTTCAGCGGTGATGGCGCGGCGCCCAGGACTCCTCACTTCGACGTGGTAGTCATTGGTGGAGGACATGCGGGAACCGAggccgccgccgcggccgctcGGTGCGGCTCCCGGACCCTGCTGCTCACACACCGCGTGGATACGATCG GTCAGATGTCCTGTAATCCTTCCTTTGGCGGCATCGGAAAGGGGCATTTAATGAGGGAAGTTGATGCCTTGGATGGTCTGTGTTCTCGCATCTGTGACCAGTCTGGTGTACATTACAAAGTATTAAACCGGCGTAAGGGACCAGCTGTTTGGGGTCTGAGAGCTCAAATTGATAGGAATCTCTATAAACAGAACATGCAG CCAGAAGATCAGCTGCCATGTCACTTGACTCACACCAACCCTCGTGTGGATGAGATTGTCCTCGAGAACCTTCACCTTAACTGTCACGTTAAGGAGACTACAAGAGGACCCAG ATACTGTCCCTCCATTGAATCCAAGGTTTTGCGTTTTCCAAACCGTCTGCATCAGGTTTGGTTGGAACCTGAAGGCATGGATTCTGACCTCATCTACCCCCAAGGGTTATCTGTGACACTGCCTGCTGAATTACAAGAGAAAATGATCACTTGCATCCGAGGCTTGGAGAAAGCTAAAATGATTCAGCCAG GCTATGGTGTTCAGTATGATTATTTAGATCCCCGTCAGATCACTCCATCTCTCGAGACGCACTTGGTGCAGCGCCTCTTCTTTGCTGGACAGATAAATGGCACTACTGGTTATGAGGAAGCTGCAGCTCAA GGCATCATGGCTGGAATCAATGCAAGTCTTCGGGTCAGATGCAAGCCTCCTTTTGTCATTAGCCGCACAGAAGGCTACATAGGAGTTTTGATTGACGACCTCACAACACTGGGCACCAATGAACCTTACCGCATGTTTACCAGCAGAGCTGAGTTCCGCTTGTCGCTGCGCCCTGATAACGCTGACAACAGGCTCACATTCCGAG gGTATAAGGAAGCTGGCTGTGTGTCCCAACAACGATATGAGAGAGCTTCTTGGATGAAGTCTTCTTTAGAAGAAGGCATTTCTGTGCTAAAATCTATTGAGTTTTCAAGTTCCAAATGGAAAAACTTAATCCCAGAGGCTTCTATAAGTATTGGTAAAAGTGTACCTCTCAG AGCTCTTGATGTTCTGAAGTACGAGGAAGTTGACATGAAGTCATTGGCCAAGGCTGTTCCAGAGCCCTTGAAGAAGTACAGCAAGTGTAGAGAGCTAGCCGAAAGACTGAAAATAGAAG CCACTTATGAAGCAGTATTGTTCCATCAGCAACAAGAAATGAAGGAAGTTCAGCGAGATGAAGCTCTCCGACTACCAGAGGACCTAGATTATTTGACTCTTAGGGATGTGTCCTTGTCCTATGAAGTTCGAGAGAAATTACATTTCAGTCGGCCACAGACG ATTGGGGCTGCCAGTCGTATCCCTGGAGTGACACCTGCTGCCATCATCAATCTGCTCCGATTTGTGAAGACCACTCAGCAGAGACAAGCAGCTATGAATAGATCACCCCAAACCGATCAACATTTGTGTGATACAGACAAACTTGAGAGACAGTTATAG
- the MTO1 gene encoding protein MTO1 homolog, mitochondrial isoform X1, whose protein sequence is MFSLRGCGRRVAAFLIKQHLPSAGFSGDGAAPRTPHFDVVVIGGGHAGTEAAAAAARCGSRTLLLTHRVDTIGQMSCNPSFGGIGKGHLMREVDALDGLCSRICDQSGVHYKVLNRRKGPAVWGLRAQIDRNLYKQNMQKEILNTPLLTVQEGAVEDLILTEPEPERTGKYRVCGVVLVDGNTVYADSVVLTTGTFLRGVIVIGLETHPAGRLGDQPSVGLAQTLEKLGFVVGRLKTGTPPRIAKESINFSILNKQTPDNPSIPFSFMNETVWIKPEDQLPCHLTHTNPRVDEIVLENLHLNCHVKETTRGPRYCPSIESKVLRFPNRLHQVWLEPEGMDSDLIYPQGLSVTLPAELQEKMITCIRGLEKAKMIQPGYGVQYDYLDPRQITPSLETHLVQRLFFAGQINGTTGYEEAAAQGIMAGINASLRVRCKPPFVISRTEGYIGVLIDDLTTLGTNEPYRMFTSRAEFRLSLRPDNADNRLTFRGYKEAGCVSQQRYERASWMKSSLEEGISVLKSIEFSSSKWKNLIPEASISIGKSVPLRALDVLKYEEVDMKSLAKAVPEPLKKYSKCRELAERLKIEATYEAVLFHQQQEMKEVQRDEALRLPEDLDYLTLRDVSLSYEVREKLHFSRPQTIGAASRIPGVTPAAIINLLRFVKTTQQRQAAMNRSPQTDQHLCDTDKLERQL, encoded by the exons ATGTTCTCCCTCCGAGGTTGTGGCCGCCGGGTTGCGGCTTTCCTCATCAAACAGCACCTCCCCTCGGCCGGGTTCAGCGGTGATGGCGCGGCGCCCAGGACTCCTCACTTCGACGTGGTAGTCATTGGTGGAGGACATGCGGGAACCGAggccgccgccgcggccgctcGGTGCGGCTCCCGGACCCTGCTGCTCACACACCGCGTGGATACGATCG GTCAGATGTCCTGTAATCCTTCCTTTGGCGGCATCGGAAAGGGGCATTTAATGAGGGAAGTTGATGCCTTGGATGGTCTGTGTTCTCGCATCTGTGACCAGTCTGGTGTACATTACAAAGTATTAAACCGGCGTAAGGGACCAGCTGTTTGGGGTCTGAGAGCTCAAATTGATAGGAATCTCTATAAACAGAACATGCAG AAAGAAATCCTAAATACACCACTGCTTACTGTCCAGGAGGGGGCTGTAGAAGATCTCATTCTCACAGAACCTGAGCCTGAGCGCACCGGGAAATACCGTGTCTGTGGTGTTGTTTTGG TGGATGGAAACACAGTGTATGCAGACAGCGTGGTTCTTACTACAGGCACATTTCTGAGAGGTGTGATTGTCATAGGATTGGAGACGCATCCAGCAGGACGTTTAGGAGATCAGCCTTCCGTAGGGttggctcagactctggagaagTTGGGGTTTGTGGTGGGAAGACTGAAGACTGGGACTCCACCCCGAATTGCCAAAGAGTCCATTAATTTCAGCATTCTAAACAAGCAGACACCTGATAATCCATCCATACCATTCAGCTTTATGAATGAGACAGTATGGATTAAG CCAGAAGATCAGCTGCCATGTCACTTGACTCACACCAACCCTCGTGTGGATGAGATTGTCCTCGAGAACCTTCACCTTAACTGTCACGTTAAGGAGACTACAAGAGGACCCAG ATACTGTCCCTCCATTGAATCCAAGGTTTTGCGTTTTCCAAACCGTCTGCATCAGGTTTGGTTGGAACCTGAAGGCATGGATTCTGACCTCATCTACCCCCAAGGGTTATCTGTGACACTGCCTGCTGAATTACAAGAGAAAATGATCACTTGCATCCGAGGCTTGGAGAAAGCTAAAATGATTCAGCCAG GCTATGGTGTTCAGTATGATTATTTAGATCCCCGTCAGATCACTCCATCTCTCGAGACGCACTTGGTGCAGCGCCTCTTCTTTGCTGGACAGATAAATGGCACTACTGGTTATGAGGAAGCTGCAGCTCAA GGCATCATGGCTGGAATCAATGCAAGTCTTCGGGTCAGATGCAAGCCTCCTTTTGTCATTAGCCGCACAGAAGGCTACATAGGAGTTTTGATTGACGACCTCACAACACTGGGCACCAATGAACCTTACCGCATGTTTACCAGCAGAGCTGAGTTCCGCTTGTCGCTGCGCCCTGATAACGCTGACAACAGGCTCACATTCCGAG gGTATAAGGAAGCTGGCTGTGTGTCCCAACAACGATATGAGAGAGCTTCTTGGATGAAGTCTTCTTTAGAAGAAGGCATTTCTGTGCTAAAATCTATTGAGTTTTCAAGTTCCAAATGGAAAAACTTAATCCCAGAGGCTTCTATAAGTATTGGTAAAAGTGTACCTCTCAG AGCTCTTGATGTTCTGAAGTACGAGGAAGTTGACATGAAGTCATTGGCCAAGGCTGTTCCAGAGCCCTTGAAGAAGTACAGCAAGTGTAGAGAGCTAGCCGAAAGACTGAAAATAGAAG CCACTTATGAAGCAGTATTGTTCCATCAGCAACAAGAAATGAAGGAAGTTCAGCGAGATGAAGCTCTCCGACTACCAGAGGACCTAGATTATTTGACTCTTAGGGATGTGTCCTTGTCCTATGAAGTTCGAGAGAAATTACATTTCAGTCGGCCACAGACG ATTGGGGCTGCCAGTCGTATCCCTGGAGTGACACCTGCTGCCATCATCAATCTGCTCCGATTTGTGAAGACCACTCAGCAGAGACAAGCAGCTATGAATAGATCACCCCAAACCGATCAACATTTGTGTGATACAGACAAACTTGAGAGACAGTTATAG